Proteins encoded within one genomic window of Candidatus Brevundimonas colombiensis:
- a CDS encoding SIMPL domain-containing protein (The SIMPL domain is named for its presence in mouse protein SIMPL (signalling molecule that associates with mouse pelle-like kinase). Bacterial member BP26, from Brucella, was shown to assemble into a channel-like structure, while YggE from E. coli has been associated with resistance to oxidative stress.) produces the protein MSDNRLVPAALFGGLLALGFIGAGALIGQGVIHARAGDRTVTVRGLSERNVKADLAVLPLRFTASGDVLSEVQGKIDNDLGLVRRFLAGQGYPTSAIELGRLEVADTRSREYASQNGGPRFILAQTVVVRTNDVTRVQATTRALNDLVCQDVVLQDFQGPSYIFTKLNDVRPQMIAEGTAAARTGAEQFAKDSGTPLGPIRQATQGSFEILPRDGSGDNEAASIDKKVRVVTTITYSLK, from the coding sequence ATGAGCGACAATCGACTGGTTCCCGCCGCCCTGTTCGGCGGACTGCTCGCCCTGGGCTTCATCGGGGCGGGCGCCCTGATCGGTCAGGGCGTGATCCATGCGCGCGCCGGCGACCGCACGGTGACTGTGCGCGGCCTGTCCGAACGGAACGTGAAGGCCGATCTGGCGGTCCTGCCGCTTCGGTTCACCGCCTCAGGCGATGTCTTGTCCGAAGTGCAGGGCAAGATCGACAATGACCTGGGGCTTGTCCGCCGCTTTCTCGCCGGCCAGGGCTATCCGACATCGGCCATCGAACTGGGGCGGCTGGAAGTCGCCGATACCCGGTCGCGCGAATACGCCTCGCAGAATGGCGGCCCGCGCTTCATCCTGGCCCAGACCGTGGTGGTGCGAACGAACGATGTGACCCGCGTCCAGGCCACGACCCGCGCCCTGAACGACCTGGTTTGCCAGGACGTGGTGCTGCAGGACTTCCAGGGTCCGTCCTACATCTTCACCAAGCTGAACGACGTGCGGCCGCAGATGATCGCCGAAGGCACAGCCGCCGCCCGCACCGGCGCCGAACAGTTCGCCAAGGACAGCGGCACGCCGCTGGGGCCGATCCGTCAGGCGACGCAGGGATCGTTCGAAATCCTGCCCCGTGACGGCTCTGGCGACAATGAAGCCGCCTCCATCGACAAGAAGGTCCGTGTGGTGACGACGATCACCTACAGTCTGAAATAG
- a CDS encoding ribbon-helix-helix domain-containing protein, with protein sequence MSGLAKRSVALAGHATSVALEPEFWAVLDRIAAARSLSKAQLLAEIDAGRGRRPLASACRLLALDWVADNGRAA encoded by the coding sequence TTGAGCGGCTTGGCCAAGCGTTCCGTCGCCCTGGCGGGCCATGCGACGTCGGTGGCGCTCGAGCCAGAGTTCTGGGCCGTGCTGGATCGGATCGCAGCGGCGCGCAGCCTCAGCAAGGCCCAGCTTCTGGCCGAGATCGACGCCGGGCGCGGGCGACGCCCTCTGGCCTCGGCCTGTCGTCTGCTGGCGCTGGACTGGGTGGCGGACAACGGCCGGGCGGCCTAA
- a CDS encoding YbaY family lipoprotein, which translates to MLDLQQEIAMRNAAFVLPAALVLAACATPGEAPPPVATGTTVVTVTALYRERIMLPPGHVLTVRVEDVSLADAPAKVLAETRETLTGGPPYSVTLGFPTSQIDPRHTYAVRAEIRDPSGALVFTTDTRHSILTHGAPTSAEIVLKSVR; encoded by the coding sequence ATGCTGGACCTTCAACAGGAGATCGCCATGCGAAACGCCGCCTTCGTTCTTCCCGCCGCCCTGGTTCTGGCCGCCTGCGCCACGCCGGGCGAAGCCCCCCCGCCCGTCGCAACCGGCACGACCGTCGTCACCGTCACCGCCCTGTATCGCGAGCGGATCATGCTGCCGCCCGGTCATGTGCTGACGGTGCGGGTCGAGGACGTCAGCCTGGCGGACGCCCCCGCCAAGGTTCTGGCTGAAACGCGAGAGACCCTGACGGGCGGGCCTCCCTATTCCGTGACGCTGGGTTTCCCGACGTCGCAAATCGATCCGCGTCACACCTATGCGGTCCGCGCCGAGATCCGTGATCCGTCCGGCGCCCTGGTCTTCACGACCGACACCCGTCATTCCATCCTGACCCATGGCGCGCCGACATCGGCGGAGATCGTGTTGAAGTCCGTGCGTTGA